Proteins encoded together in one Palaemon carinicauda isolate YSFRI2023 chromosome 45, ASM3689809v2, whole genome shotgun sequence window:
- the LOC137634918 gene encoding protein bric-a-brac 1-like isoform X2 gives MGSSSQYCLRWNNHRNNLLAAFDQLLHHEAFTDVTLACEDGRTLHAHRLVLAACSSYFQSLFVNAHTSNHPIVVLKDVRACAMRALLEYMYRGEVNVEHDALQELLKVAESLKVKGLVEELGNDAPLRRPPSPPEISRPPPPPAVDSRSHPELIRPKQEPPTSVAPPPSASSHEPPRSASPQPLYPTIQPPVLPPHREHSQHRPDHRPEHREHRDHRDISRELDPRDSRDMRDLREHLRNHSRDLREGHEPRDSHTPGNLDSETRQSLSLVPSLPHLPPHCPDSPPPHKRPKTIMPDPIMSPTPILRTALGHTHGFPGPDMSSLVSLASSMMPLPGILSSHVPHLLPHEHRDHLENPYSINTKKELLDDEPRSFSDISRDDEHDKIKREALANGPLLPDFSPYHIDPNGSSHYSNFVSYVPTPKPEWKRYKQYTKTDLMEAIEAVRTGMTALQASRKYKVPSRTLYDKIKKMGISTVPRRLPSKKPSPSSTDLDGTSTDAPPVSHETIDITSRDRDSNSDHDNRLKVINSDEDDHSTSGVHPMADEEEEHPSASSTPALGSFSLIGRQMYENGSGGEPSATPLDLTDTESILPKRPEIEERA, from the exons ATGGGGAGCAGCTCGCAGTATTGCCTACGATGGAACAACCATCGGAATAACCTGCTGGCGGCTTTCGATCAACTCCTGCACCACGAAGCTTTCACAGATGTCACCCTGGCCTGCGAAGATGGCAGGACGCTGCATGCTCACAGGCTGGTCCTGGCCGCCTGCTCCTCGTACTTCCAGTCCTTGTTTGTGAATGCCCACACGTCCAACCATCCGATTGTGGTTCTCAAGGATGTAAGGGCTTGTGCCATGAGGGCATTGCTCGAGTATATGTACAGAGGTGAAGTCAATGTCGAGCACGATGCGCTTCAAGAGCTTTTGAAAGTGGCCGAGAGCTTGAAGGTCAAAGGTTTAGTGGAGGAACTGGGCAATGATGCCCCATTACGACGACCACCCTCGCCACCAGAAATCTCCCGCCCACCTCCACCTCCAGCAGTGGATAGTCGCAGTCACCCAGAGTTGATTCGACCCAAGCAAGAACCCCCTACTTCAGTTGCTCCACCTCCATCGGCCTCTTCACACGAGCCACCCCGTTCGGCTTCTCCACAGCCTCTGTACCCAACCATCCAACCTCCAGTTCTTCCCCCACACAGAGAACACTCCCAACATCGACCTGACCATCGCCCAGAGCATAGAGAGCATCGAGACCACAGAGACATCAGCCGTGAATTGGACCCTCGTGATAGTAGGGACATGAGAGACTTGAGGGAGCATTTGAGAAACCACTCGAGAGACCTACGGGAAGGACACGAACCACGAGACAGCCATACCCCAGGAAACCTAGACTCGGAGACCCGACAATCACTGTCCTTAGTGCCATCATTACCCCATTTGCCTCCCCACTGCCCAGACTCACCACCACCCCATAAACGTCCGAAAACCATCATGCCCGACCCCATCATGTCTCCCACTCCCATTCTACGAACTGCCCTTGGCCATACGCATGGCTTCCCTGGACCTGACATGAGCTCGCTTGTATCTCTGGCATCTTCCATGATGCCACTGCCAGGCATCCTCAGTTCACATGTTCCACACCTTCTGCCACATGAACACAGAGATCACCTCGAG AATCCTTACAGCATTAATACCAAAAAGGAACTTCTTGATGATGAACCACGCTCATTCTCAGATATTTCCAGGGATGATGAACACGataagatcaagagggaagca CTCGCAAATGGTCCCCTGTTACCCGACTTCAGTCCATACCACATAGATCCAAATGGTTCCTCTCACTACAGCAATTTTGTCAGTTATGTTCCAACTCCTAAACCTGAGTGGAAGAGGTACAAGCAGTACACCAAGACAGACCTGATGGAAGCTATTGAGGCTGTGAGAACTGGTATGACAGCTCTGCAG GCATCACGGAAGTACAAAGTCCCATCTCGAACCCTTTACGATAAGATCAAGAAAATGGGAATCAGTACAGTGCCGCGACGTCTGCCCAGTAAAAAGCCATCCCCTTCAAGTACAGATCTGGATGGAACATCCACTGATGCTCCTCCGGTCTCTCACGAAACAATTGACATCACATCTAGAGACAGAGATTCCAATTCAGACCATGACAACAGGCTGAAGGTCATTAACAGCGATGAAGACGACCACTCAACTTCAGGCGTTCATCCGATGGCTGACGAAGAGGAGGAACATCCTTCTGCATCATCGACGCCAGCTCTTGGGTCATTCTCCTTAATTGGTCGACAGATGTACGAAAATGGCAGTGGAGGAGAGCCCTCCGCCACGCCATTAGACCTGACTGATACGGAATCCATTTTACCCAAGAGACCTGAAATTGAGGAGCGAGCTTAA
- the LOC137634918 gene encoding protein bric-a-brac 1-like isoform X1, giving the protein MLGEDYHRLASSPDLVKERNWYNWLLTTQDLAKYIHPSHLHEDNMKLVEGGYGTMGSSSQYCLRWNNHRNNLLAAFDQLLHHEAFTDVTLACEDGRTLHAHRLVLAACSSYFQSLFVNAHTSNHPIVVLKDVRACAMRALLEYMYRGEVNVEHDALQELLKVAESLKVKGLVEELGNDAPLRRPPSPPEISRPPPPPAVDSRSHPELIRPKQEPPTSVAPPPSASSHEPPRSASPQPLYPTIQPPVLPPHREHSQHRPDHRPEHREHRDHRDISRELDPRDSRDMRDLREHLRNHSRDLREGHEPRDSHTPGNLDSETRQSLSLVPSLPHLPPHCPDSPPPHKRPKTIMPDPIMSPTPILRTALGHTHGFPGPDMSSLVSLASSMMPLPGILSSHVPHLLPHEHRDHLENPYSINTKKELLDDEPRSFSDISRDDEHDKIKREALANGPLLPDFSPYHIDPNGSSHYSNFVSYVPTPKPEWKRYKQYTKTDLMEAIEAVRTGMTALQASRKYKVPSRTLYDKIKKMGISTVPRRLPSKKPSPSSTDLDGTSTDAPPVSHETIDITSRDRDSNSDHDNRLKVINSDEDDHSTSGVHPMADEEEEHPSASSTPALGSFSLIGRQMYENGSGGEPSATPLDLTDTESILPKRPEIEERA; this is encoded by the exons ATGCTTGGCGAGGATTACCATAGGCTTGCTTCTTCTCCAGATTTAGTCAAAGAAAGAAATTGGTATAATTGGCTACTTACAACACAGGACTTGGCAAAATATATACATCCTTCCCATCTACACGAGGACAATATGAAACTCGTTGAG GGAGGGTACGGCACAATGGGGAGCAGCTCGCAGTATTGCCTACGATGGAACAACCATCGGAATAACCTGCTGGCGGCTTTCGATCAACTCCTGCACCACGAAGCTTTCACAGATGTCACCCTGGCCTGCGAAGATGGCAGGACGCTGCATGCTCACAGGCTGGTCCTGGCCGCCTGCTCCTCGTACTTCCAGTCCTTGTTTGTGAATGCCCACACGTCCAACCATCCGATTGTGGTTCTCAAGGATGTAAGGGCTTGTGCCATGAGGGCATTGCTCGAGTATATGTACAGAGGTGAAGTCAATGTCGAGCACGATGCGCTTCAAGAGCTTTTGAAAGTGGCCGAGAGCTTGAAGGTCAAAGGTTTAGTGGAGGAACTGGGCAATGATGCCCCATTACGACGACCACCCTCGCCACCAGAAATCTCCCGCCCACCTCCACCTCCAGCAGTGGATAGTCGCAGTCACCCAGAGTTGATTCGACCCAAGCAAGAACCCCCTACTTCAGTTGCTCCACCTCCATCGGCCTCTTCACACGAGCCACCCCGTTCGGCTTCTCCACAGCCTCTGTACCCAACCATCCAACCTCCAGTTCTTCCCCCACACAGAGAACACTCCCAACATCGACCTGACCATCGCCCAGAGCATAGAGAGCATCGAGACCACAGAGACATCAGCCGTGAATTGGACCCTCGTGATAGTAGGGACATGAGAGACTTGAGGGAGCATTTGAGAAACCACTCGAGAGACCTACGGGAAGGACACGAACCACGAGACAGCCATACCCCAGGAAACCTAGACTCGGAGACCCGACAATCACTGTCCTTAGTGCCATCATTACCCCATTTGCCTCCCCACTGCCCAGACTCACCACCACCCCATAAACGTCCGAAAACCATCATGCCCGACCCCATCATGTCTCCCACTCCCATTCTACGAACTGCCCTTGGCCATACGCATGGCTTCCCTGGACCTGACATGAGCTCGCTTGTATCTCTGGCATCTTCCATGATGCCACTGCCAGGCATCCTCAGTTCACATGTTCCACACCTTCTGCCACATGAACACAGAGATCACCTCGAG AATCCTTACAGCATTAATACCAAAAAGGAACTTCTTGATGATGAACCACGCTCATTCTCAGATATTTCCAGGGATGATGAACACGataagatcaagagggaagca CTCGCAAATGGTCCCCTGTTACCCGACTTCAGTCCATACCACATAGATCCAAATGGTTCCTCTCACTACAGCAATTTTGTCAGTTATGTTCCAACTCCTAAACCTGAGTGGAAGAGGTACAAGCAGTACACCAAGACAGACCTGATGGAAGCTATTGAGGCTGTGAGAACTGGTATGACAGCTCTGCAG GCATCACGGAAGTACAAAGTCCCATCTCGAACCCTTTACGATAAGATCAAGAAAATGGGAATCAGTACAGTGCCGCGACGTCTGCCCAGTAAAAAGCCATCCCCTTCAAGTACAGATCTGGATGGAACATCCACTGATGCTCCTCCGGTCTCTCACGAAACAATTGACATCACATCTAGAGACAGAGATTCCAATTCAGACCATGACAACAGGCTGAAGGTCATTAACAGCGATGAAGACGACCACTCAACTTCAGGCGTTCATCCGATGGCTGACGAAGAGGAGGAACATCCTTCTGCATCATCGACGCCAGCTCTTGGGTCATTCTCCTTAATTGGTCGACAGATGTACGAAAATGGCAGTGGAGGAGAGCCCTCCGCCACGCCATTAGACCTGACTGATACGGAATCCATTTTACCCAAGAGACCTGAAATTGAGGAGCGAGCTTAA